One Nerophis ophidion isolate RoL-2023_Sa linkage group LG06, RoL_Noph_v1.0, whole genome shotgun sequence genomic region harbors:
- the LOC133554283 gene encoding major histocompatibility complex class I-related gene protein-like isoform X1 → MNLFILSMLIVQIHRIVAVTHSLKYFHTASSQVTNFPDYVVVAYIDDVEIGHYDSNTRKAEAKQEWMKKFATVDPEHFLLQTHLGIRDEVEDKEDLESLQKSFNHTEGLHIYQRMTGCEWNDETDETKSWRQSSYDGEDFLALDTKTWTWTAAKPQAVPMKHTLDHDQDFMTYLKFYHTEICVHYLKKYVNFGRDILMRRDLPKVFLLQKTPSSPVSCFATGFYPSSATMFWKKDGKDLHENVVHGEVLPNPDGTFQMTVDLKVEVTAEVEGKYECVFQLSGVKEDLVTKLEKRRILSNASDEDNVRVIVGTTLAVFIAVILAIIVIVVVAIRHKNKKANYDPAAGDEGTYRTENSTDESSRNTDLLCTGTESDH, encoded by the exons ATGAACTTATTTATTTTATCAATGCTGATTGTGCAAATACACCGTATAGTGGCTG tgACTCACTCGCTCAAGTATTTCCACACTGCGTCCTCTCAAGTTACAAACTTCCCAGATTATGTGGTCGTGGCTTATATTGATGACGTTGAGATCGGTCACTATGACAGCAACACAAGGAAAGCAGAAGCCAAACAAGAATGGATGAAGAAATTTGCAACGGTGGATCCAGAGCACTTTTTGTTGCAGACACATTTAGGTATTCGCGATGAAGTGGAGGACAAAGAGGACTTGGAAAGTTTACAGAAGAGCTTCAACCACACTGAAG GTCTTCACATTTACCAGAGGATGACGGGCTGTGAATGGAATGATGAAACTGATGAAACCAAGAGTTGGAGACAGTCCagttatgatggagaagatttTTTAGCATTAGATACCAAGACATGGACATGGACTGCAGCAAAACCACAAGCCGTTCCCATGAAACACACGTTGGACCATGATCAAGATTTTATGACGTACTTAAAGTTTTACCACACTGAGATCTGCGTTCATTActtgaaaaagtatgtgaacTTTGGTAGAGACATACTAATGAGAAGAG ACCTTCCAAAGGTGTTTCTCCTCCAGAAGACAccgtcctctccggtcagctgcttcgcgacaggtttctaccccaGCAGTGCAACAATGTTTTGGAAGAAAGACGGCAAGGATCTCCACGAGAACGTGGTGCACGGAGAAGTCCTACCAAACCCCGATGGAACCTTCCAGATGACGGTGGAtctgaaagtggaggtgacggccgaagtggagggcaagtacgaatgtgtgtttcagctgtcTGGTGTCAAAGAGGAcctggtcaccaagctggagaaAAGAAGGATTCTGAGCAACGCAAGCGATGAAG ACAACGTGAGGGTCATCGTCGGCACCACGTTGGCGGTCTTCATTGCCGTGATCCTCGCTATCATTGTCATTGTCGTAGTTGCCATACGTCACAAGAACAAAAAAG CCAACTATGATCCAGCTG CTGGTGACGAGGGTACCTACCGCACAGAGAACTCAACGGATGAAAGCAGTCGAAACACA GATCTTTTGTGCACTGGGACAGAGAGCGACCACTGA
- the LOC133554283 gene encoding major histocompatibility complex class I-related gene protein-like isoform X2 has translation MNMLLLSMPIVKIHYRLPVTHSLKYFHTASSQVTNFPDYVVVAYIDDVEIGHYDSNTRKAEAKQEWMKKFATVDPEHFLLQTHLGIRDEVEDKEDLESLQKSFNHTEGLHIYQRMTGCEWNDETDETKSWRQSSYDGEDFLALDTKTWTWTAAKPQAVPMKHTLDHDQDFMTYLKFYHTEICVHYLKKYVNFGRDILMRRDLPKVFLLQKTPSSPVSCFATGFYPSSATMFWKKDGKDLHENVVHGEVLPNPDGTFQMTVDLKVEVTAEVEGKYECVFQLSGVKEDLVTKLEKRRILSNASDEDNVRVIVGTTLAVFIAVILAIIVIVVVAIRHKNKKANYDPAAGDEGTYRTENSTDESSRNTDLLCTGTESDH, from the exons ATGAACATGCTTTTGTTATCAATGCCGATTGTGAAAATACACTACAGACTGCCTG tgACTCACTCGCTCAAGTATTTCCACACTGCGTCCTCTCAAGTTACAAACTTCCCAGATTATGTGGTCGTGGCTTATATTGATGACGTTGAGATCGGTCACTATGACAGCAACACAAGGAAAGCAGAAGCCAAACAAGAATGGATGAAGAAATTTGCAACGGTGGATCCAGAGCACTTTTTGTTGCAGACACATTTAGGTATTCGCGATGAAGTGGAGGACAAAGAGGACTTGGAAAGTTTACAGAAGAGCTTCAACCACACTGAAG GTCTTCACATTTACCAGAGGATGACGGGCTGTGAATGGAATGATGAAACTGATGAAACCAAGAGTTGGAGACAGTCCagttatgatggagaagatttTTTAGCATTAGATACCAAGACATGGACATGGACTGCAGCAAAACCACAAGCCGTTCCCATGAAACACACGTTGGACCATGATCAAGATTTTATGACGTACTTAAAGTTTTACCACACTGAGATCTGCGTTCATTActtgaaaaagtatgtgaacTTTGGTAGAGACATACTAATGAGAAGAG ACCTTCCAAAGGTGTTTCTCCTCCAGAAGACAccgtcctctccggtcagctgcttcgcgacaggtttctaccccaGCAGTGCAACAATGTTTTGGAAGAAAGACGGCAAGGATCTCCACGAGAACGTGGTGCACGGAGAAGTCCTACCAAACCCCGATGGAACCTTCCAGATGACGGTGGAtctgaaagtggaggtgacggccgaagtggagggcaagtacgaatgtgtgtttcagctgtcTGGTGTCAAAGAGGAcctggtcaccaagctggagaaAAGAAGGATTCTGAGCAACGCAAGCGATGAAG ACAACGTGAGGGTCATCGTCGGCACCACGTTGGCGGTCTTCATTGCCGTGATCCTCGCTATCATTGTCATTGTCGTAGTTGCCATACGTCACAAGAACAAAAAAG CCAACTATGATCCAGCTG CTGGTGACGAGGGTACCTACCGCACAGAGAACTCAACGGATGAAAGCAGTCGAAACACA GATCTTTTGTGCACTGGGACAGAGAGCGACCACTGA